One stretch of Caballeronia sp. Lep1P3 DNA includes these proteins:
- a CDS encoding IS3 family transposase (programmed frameshift) — translation MKAKQTYSVEFKEQALSKVLQRGPRTVGAVADELNVNVLTLRKWMRGAAAAKRSSGSEHARRPEDWSLEERLMALQESHGLVDEALNSWCRERGLFAHHLAQWRADFCTVGGTGSRRESATEVRDLKQANFELQRELKRKEKALAEAAALLVLQKKPPCAVRGRGRMTVPEERKALIDLISEATLAGARQARACSILGLSARTVQRWQRGEPDAVDGRSLRHHAPRHKLSADERAELLAIANSPEFGHLPPSQIVPRLADQQRYIASESTFYRVLKAEKQLAHRRSERPAQARSKPRSVCADAPNQLYSWDITYLPTTVRGQYFYLYLFLDVFSRKIVGWQVYAEESSVLASEVLKDLCAREAIQPAQVILHSDNGGPMKGATMLATLQALGVMPSLSRPGVSNDNPYSESLFKTLKYRPAYPLKAFDTLFAARTWVGALVRWYNEEHRHSAIRFVTPAQRHANLDQDILDRRAALYEYARQRNPLRWKGPTRNWQRVDAVHLNPDRIDNQGGTPRRPNQERKAA, via the exons ATTTAAGGAACAGGCGCTGTCGAAGGTCCTGCAGCGCGGCCCCCGAACGGTTGGAGCAGTGGCCGACGAATTGAACGTGAACGTACTGACGTTAAGGAAGTGGATGAGAGGCGCCGCCGCCGCGAAGCGGAGCTCGGGCTCCGAACACGCAAGACGTCCGGAAGACTGGTCGCTGGAAGAACGGCTGATGGCCTTGCAGGAGAGCCACGGGTTGGTCGACGAAGCGTTGAACAGCTGGTGTCGCGAGCGCGGCCTGTTCGCACATCATCTCGCGCAGTGGCGAGCGGATTTTTGCACGGTCGGTGGAACCGGTAGTCGGCGCGAGAGCGCCACGGAAGTCCGGGATCTGAAGCAGGCCAATTTCGAGCTGCAGCGCGAACTCAAACGCAAGGAGAAGGCGCTGGCTGAAGCTGCGGCGCTGTTGGTGCTGCAAAAAAAGC CACCGTGCGCTGTTCGGGGGCGAGGCCGAATGACGGTCCCTGAAGAGCGCAAGGCATTGATCGACCTGATCAGCGAGGCGACCCTGGCCGGGGCTCGCCAGGCGCGTGCGTGCAGCATTCTAGGGCTCAGTGCTCGAACGGTTCAGCGCTGGCAGCGCGGCGAACCTGACGCGGTGGACGGGCGCTCGTTACGGCATCACGCGCCGCGTCACAAGCTCTCTGCCGACGAACGCGCCGAGCTTCTGGCGATCGCGAACTCGCCCGAATTCGGTCATCTGCCGCCAAGCCAGATCGTGCCTCGACTGGCAGACCAGCAACGCTATATCGCCTCCGAATCGACGTTCTACCGGGTCCTGAAGGCCGAGAAGCAACTCGCACACCGGCGCAGCGAACGGCCGGCACAGGCACGCAGCAAACCCCGTTCGGTTTGCGCCGATGCACCGAACCAATTGTATAGCTGGGACATCACGTATCTGCCGACCACGGTTCGTGGGCAGTACTTCTACTTGTATCTGTTTCTCGACGTGTTCAGTCGCAAAATTGTCGGCTGGCAGGTGTATGCCGAGGAAAGCAGCGTGCTGGCCAGCGAAGTCCTCAAGGACCTCTGCGCGCGCGAAGCGATACAGCCCGCCCAGGTGATTTTGCATTCGGACAACGGCGGCCCGATGAAAGGCGCGACGATGCTTGCCACCCTTCAGGCGCTGGGCGTCATGCCGTCGCTGAGTCGCCCGGGCGTGAGCAACGACAACCCTTACTCCGAGTCGTTGTTCAAGACCCTAAAGTATCGACCTGCTTATCCGCTCAAGGCATTCGATACCCTGTTTGCCGCGCGCACGTGGGTGGGCGCACTGGTGCGCTGGTACAACGAGGAGCATCGTCACAGCGCGATCCGGTTCGTCACGCCGGCGCAGCGTCATGCCAACCTCGATCAGGACATTCTGGATCGACGCGCGGCGCTCTACGAGTACGCCCGGCAACGCAATCCGCTTCGGTGGAAAGGCCCAACGCGCAACTGGCAACGCGTCGATGCTGTGCACCTGAACCCGGATCGAATCGATAACCAGGGCGGTACCCCACGACGCCCTAACCAGGAGAGAAAGGCAGCCTGA